A section of the Desulfomonile tiedjei genome encodes:
- a CDS encoding rubrerythrin: MPDFGNAFSGLANDRKVTHSELVRAIRFMIAAEYEAVQLYEQLAESTDNELARKVLLDIAKEEVVHAGEFLRLLKELQPDEQTNYDEGVEEVEEMIRELKK, from the coding sequence ATGCCTGATTTTGGCAATGCGTTCTCAGGATTGGCCAACGATCGCAAAGTCACGCACTCTGAGCTGGTAAGGGCAATCCGATTTATGATTGCGGCAGAATATGAGGCGGTTCAGCTTTACGAGCAACTAGCCGAATCCACTGACAACGAATTGGCTCGGAAAGTGCTCCTGGACATAGCCAAGGAAGAGGTCGTGCATGCGGGCGAGTTCCTAAGGCTGCTGAAGGAATTACAGCCCGACGAGCAGACAAACTACGACGAAGGGGTTGAGGAAGTGGAAGAGATGATCCGGGAACTCAAGAAATAG